In Paraburkholderia terrae, a genomic segment contains:
- a CDS encoding GMC family oxidoreductase, with the protein MPAHHENTQLRERVIANQKQRNAQLRNSYDFIVCGSGTAGSVVARRLSEHQDITVLVLEAGTTDDVPQVWEAGAWISNLGSERDWGFVAQANPNINGRAISLNMGKVLGGGSSINAMYWSRGHKNDWDTLAAETGDPDWNYASVLALYRGIEDWRGAPDPQFRGEGGLVHVATATALSDVTHACLDAYGQHGIPIFASQNGALMEGTEGASMADVCIDGGRRASIFRSYLYPVMDQSNVTVLTGALVTRVLFEGKRAVGVECVVGGQIQRFLAASEVVLSLGAILTPKVLMQSGIGDAHDLREFGIPIKEGLTGVGRNFQDHCMVAGCIWECSDLVEPGTIPHNPTPQANAFFRSSAALNSPDIQVIQAGFALASDEIAHKYAPPPNSWTLLPTLVRPKSTGRIRLTGKHATDPVTIDANVLSDPADLAALVKAVELVNELGSSVSLRRYSARQIAPSMLRRSDLENFVRDSVVSVWHQTCTAKMGTDRESVVNSELQVHGIEGLTVADGSVLRRVTTGNTMAPCVIIGERAALSLKHRHGIDRRMTRD; encoded by the coding sequence ATGCCGGCACACCACGAAAATACGCAGCTCCGCGAACGCGTCATCGCCAACCAGAAGCAGCGCAATGCTCAATTGCGCAATAGTTACGACTTCATTGTGTGCGGTAGCGGCACCGCAGGATCCGTCGTTGCTCGACGACTTTCGGAGCATCAAGACATAACAGTTCTGGTTCTTGAAGCAGGCACTACCGACGACGTGCCGCAAGTCTGGGAAGCTGGCGCATGGATTTCAAACCTTGGATCAGAGCGCGACTGGGGCTTCGTCGCTCAGGCCAACCCGAATATAAATGGCCGGGCGATTTCGTTGAACATGGGGAAAGTCCTTGGCGGCGGCTCAAGCATCAACGCGATGTATTGGTCCAGGGGCCACAAGAATGACTGGGACACGCTAGCAGCCGAAACCGGCGATCCCGACTGGAACTACGCATCGGTTCTTGCTCTATACCGGGGAATCGAGGATTGGCGAGGTGCTCCCGATCCGCAATTCCGAGGTGAAGGAGGCCTGGTCCATGTTGCAACGGCGACAGCCCTATCTGACGTCACGCATGCATGCCTGGACGCTTATGGTCAGCACGGCATCCCGATTTTCGCGAGCCAGAACGGTGCTCTGATGGAAGGCACCGAAGGAGCATCGATGGCGGACGTGTGCATTGACGGTGGACGACGCGCCTCAATATTCCGGTCTTACCTCTATCCGGTTATGGATCAATCAAATGTAACCGTCCTCACAGGTGCACTGGTTACCCGCGTACTCTTCGAGGGTAAGCGCGCAGTTGGAGTCGAATGTGTCGTCGGCGGTCAGATCCAGCGTTTCCTCGCCGCCAGTGAAGTTGTGCTGTCCCTCGGTGCCATCCTCACCCCAAAGGTGTTAATGCAGTCGGGAATTGGAGATGCCCACGATCTTCGAGAGTTTGGCATACCCATCAAAGAAGGGCTCACAGGAGTTGGACGAAATTTTCAGGACCATTGTATGGTGGCAGGCTGCATCTGGGAATGCTCTGATCTGGTTGAACCGGGGACAATACCCCACAATCCAACTCCCCAGGCAAATGCATTCTTTCGCAGTTCCGCTGCCTTGAATTCGCCAGATATTCAGGTAATTCAAGCTGGCTTCGCGCTCGCCAGTGATGAAATCGCCCACAAATATGCGCCGCCGCCAAACTCCTGGACGTTGCTTCCCACGCTCGTACGTCCGAAATCAACCGGGAGAATCAGGCTAACAGGCAAACATGCCACAGACCCCGTTACCATCGATGCTAACGTTCTAAGCGATCCCGCAGACCTCGCCGCGCTCGTGAAAGCAGTCGAACTCGTTAACGAGCTTGGATCCTCTGTATCGCTTAGACGATACTCCGCACGGCAGATTGCACCTAGCATGCTACGACGTTCGGATCTTGAAAATTTTGTTCGCGATTCTGTCGTCAGTGTATGGCATCAAACGTGTACCGCGAAGATGGGGACCGACCGGGAATCGGTCGTCAACAGCGAACTCCAGGTTCATGGTATCGAAGGTTTGACGGTGGCTGATGGGTCGGTCTTGCGCCGAGTGACAACGGGCAACACGATGGCTCCGTGTGTCATCATTGGCGAGCGG